A genome region from Urocitellus parryii isolate mUroPar1 chromosome X, mUroPar1.hap1, whole genome shotgun sequence includes the following:
- the LOC144250773 gene encoding uncharacterized protein LOC144250773, with translation MLIQRVDGSYESTVCGKVINCFNEIERHEETHKGGQPNEWQPCGEASSYPTSVQRHMITHSGEKPYACKQCGKAFSSSSNLRTHEKTHTGEKPYDCKQCGKAFATSGHLQIHGRMHTGEKPYECKQCGKAFSTSSSLKIHGRMHTGEKPYECKQCGKAFTQLSGLYSHEKIHTGEKPYDCKQCGKAFSRSSHLHSHEKTHTGEKPYECKQCGKAFSTSSSFQIHGRMHTGEKPYECKQCGKAFTQFSGLYSHEKIHTGEKPYECKQCGKAFSTSSHLHSHEKTHTGEKPYDCKQCGKAFSTSRYLQIHGRMHTGEKPYECKQCGKAFSKSSHLDSHEKIHTGEKPYDCKQCGKAFSKSSHLDSHEKTHTGDKPYDCKQCGKAFSTSGSLQIHGRMHTGEKPYECKQCGKAFATGSSLQIHGRMHTGEKPYECKQCGKAFTQSSHLHQHEIIHTREKL, from the exons atgttaatacaAAGGGTAGATGGATCTTATGAAAGTACAGTATGTGGAAAAGTCATCAAttgtttcaatgaaattgaaagacatgaagaaactcaTAAGGGGGGGCAACCCAATGAATGGCAACCATGTGGTGAAGCCTCTTCTTATCCCACCAGTGTTCAAAGACACATGATAACACACAGTGGAG agaagccctatgcatgtaagcagtgtggcaaagccttttcttCATCCAGTAACCTTCgcacacatgaaaaaactcatactggagagaagccttatgattgtaagcagtgtggaaaagcctttgctacatctggtcaccttcagattcatggaagaatgcacactggagagaagccctatgaatgtaagcagtgtgggaaagccttttctacatctagTTCCCTtaagattcatggaagaatgcatactggagagaagccctatgaatgtaagcagtgtggaaaagccttcactcagttATCTGGCCTTTactcacatgaaaaaattcatactggagagaagccttatgattgtaagcagtgtggaaaagccttttctagatccagtcaccttcactcacatgaaaaaactcatactggagagaagccctatgaatgtaagcagtgtgggaaagccttttctacatctagttcctttcagattcatggaagaatgcatactggagagaagccctatgaatgtaagcagtgtggaaaagccttcactcagttCTCTGGCCTTTactcacatgaaaaaattcatactggagagaagccctatgaatgtaagcagtgtggcaaagccttttctacatccagtcaccttcactcacatgaaaaaactcatactggagagaagccctatgattgtaagcagtgtgggaaagccttttctacatccagataccttcagattcatggaagaatgcacactggagagaagccctatgagtgtaagcagtgtggcaaagccttttctaaATCCAGTCACCTTGactcacatgaaaaaattcatactggagagaagccctatgattgtaagcagtgtgggaaagccttttctaAATCCAGTCACCTtgactcacatgaaaaaactcatactggagacaagccctatgattgtaagcagtgtgggaaagccttttctacatctggttcccttcagattcatggaagaatgcacactggagagaagccctatgaatgtaagcagtgtggcaaagcctttgctacaggcagttcccttcagattcatggaagaatgcacactggagagaagccctatgagtgtaagcagtgtggcaaagccttcactcagtcctctcaccttcaccaacatgaaataatacatactagagagaagctctaa